The following are from one region of the Colius striatus isolate bColStr4 chromosome Z, bColStr4.1.hap1, whole genome shotgun sequence genome:
- the TNS4 gene encoding tensin-4 translates to MSQVIQNHVLRVGQSVCVSSQEESKSLHPGCSSLPMKYTYYSAQGWADQPAMVLQGAHPVFEQQNTSLERPNALYQPKDEEREDTGTDPEAHLVSPTLDISIESLNQLILEIDPTFQPLMCKPVKEAVQAASQGDTAATKKQDREAIDIKYIEMTPSRATSSELLQGSPSPSGTPFSRSPQGNSFLPQKGGLRGNYSTSGNVVFSSPASPLSPCSGTSSCAASPPQSTASECVAAGTDAISYGPAALGTSPALDNLLKPVQVVRAQQRGSWVSLLSTSPGSDTSYILGSSTHSLHNDDSDAHPTACSSTDCLSPASSLGSPCPPSPSIRSHSGEAFGLSPHQPRAACTTKANTSPSQKTQASSCPASILNTTADIPVLLVNGCLEQGDASSKLAKAPPASAKQIPPPSCSPASRLGGLNNALSAPALSSASDSASRSGQPTMKFVMDTSKHWFKPSITRDQAIQLLKDKEPGTFVVRDSTSYRGSFGLAMKVPSSPSGSQTGEESSDLVRHFLIESSAKGVHLKGASEELYFGSLSAFVYQHAITPLALPCKLSIPTRDLTDGEDSPDCAPESTLSLLKKTAVCNVLYLNSVNVETLTGAPAIQKAISSTFELETLPTPTLVHFRVTEQGVTLTDIQRKVFFRRHYPLASIRFCGMDPENRKWQKYCKSSRIFGFVAKSQTDSENLCHLFAEYDTVQPPSLVIDLLCKLLPGP, encoded by the exons ATGTCACAAGTCATACAGAACCACGTGTTGCGTGTTGGACAGAGCGTGTGTGTTTCCTCACAGGAGGAAAGTAAGAGCTTGCACCCaggctgctcctctctgccgaTGAAATACACCTACTACTCggcacagggctgggctgaCCAGCCAGCAATGGTGCTTCAAGGAGCCCACCCTGTGTTTGAGCAACAAAATACCTCTCTGGAGAGACCCAATGCCCTGTATCAGCCAAAGGATGAGGAGAGGGAGGACACCGGCACAGATCCTGAGGCTCACCTGGTGTCTCCTACGTTGGACATCTCGATTGAGAGCCTCAACCAGCTGATCCTGGAAATAGATCCGACCTTTCAGCCGCTCATGTGCAAGCCAGTGAAGGAGGCGGTCCAGGCTGCTTCTCAGGGTGACACTGCTGCCACCAAGAAACAAGATCGGGAGGCAATAG ACATTAAATACATAGAGATGACTCCAAGCAGAGCCACAAGTTccgagctgctgcagggctcccccagcccttcaggCACACCATTCTCAAGGTCTCCCCAGGGCAACAGCTTCCTGCCCCAAAAAGGGGGTCTCAGAGGTAACTACAGCACCAGTGGCAACGTGGTTTTCTCAAGCCCAGCCAGCCCCTTGAGCCCCTGCTCAGGCACCTCGAGCTGCGCTGCCTCCCCGCCCCAAAGCACCGCGTCCGAGTGTGTGGCCGCAGGCACAGACGCCATCTCCTACGGCcccgctgctctcggcacctcccCAGCCTTGGACAACTTGCTGAAGCCAGTGCAGGTGGTGAGGGCCCAGCAGAGGGGCAGCTGGGTCTCCCTGCTCTCCACAAGCCCTGGCTCAGACACCAGTTACATCCTTGGAAG CAGCACCCACTCTCTCCACAATGATGACTCAGATGCTCACcccactgcctgcagctccaCCGACTGCCTGTCCCCTGCCAGCTCTCTGGGCAGTCCCTGCCCACCTTCCCCAAGCATCAGGTCTCACTCTGGAGAAGCTTTTGGCCTGAGTCCccaccagcccagggcagcctgcACCACCAAAGCCAACACCTCTCCATCCCAGAAGACACaggccagcagctgccctgcctCCATCCTCAACACCACAGCTGACatcccagtgctgctggtgaACGGGTGCCTGGAACAAGGAGATGCATCTTCCAAGCTGGCCAAGgctcctccagcctctgccAAGCAGATCccccctcccagctgcagcccagcctcGAGGCTTGGTGGCTTGAACAATGCACTGTCAGCACCAGCGCTCTCCTCTGCCTCAGACA GTGCCTCAAGATCTGGGCAGCCGACCATGAAGTTTGTGATGGACACATCAAAACACTGGTTCAAGCCAAGCATAACCAGGGACCAAG CAATCCAGCTGCTGAAGGACAAGGAGCCAGGCACGTTCGTGGTGCGGGACAGCACGTCGTACAGGGGGTCTTTTGGACTGGCCATGAAGGTTCCTTCCTCTCCATCTGGCAGCCAGACAG GTGAGGAGAGCAGTGACCTTGTCCGGCACTTTCTCATCGAGTCCTCTGCCAAAGGGGTGCATTTGAAAGGAGCCAGCGAGGAGCTGTATTTTG GGAGCCTCTCTGCCTTTGTGTATCAGCATGCCATCACCCCACTGGCACTGCCCTGCAAGCTGAGCATCCCCACACGAG ATCTCACTGATGGAGAAGACAGCCCTGACTGTGCTCCAGAGTCCACACTGTCCCTgctgaagaaaactgctg TGTGTAACGTCCTGTACCTCAACTCAGTCAACGTGGAGACACTGACGGGAGCCCCAGCCATCCAGAAAGCCATCTCTTCCACCTTTGAGCTGGAGACGCTGCCCACACCCACCCTTGTGCACTTCAGAGTGACTGAGCAGGGAGTGACGCTGACAGACATCCAGAGGAA GGTGTTTTTCAGGCGACACTACCCCCTGGCTTCCATCAGGTTCTGTGGGATGGACCCTGAGAACAGAAA GTGGCAGAAATACTGCAAGTCCTCAAG AATCTTTGGGTTCGTGGCCAAGAGCCAGACAGATTCGGAGAACCTCTGTCACCTGTTTGCAGAGTACGACACCGTGCAGCCACCGTCGCTTGTCATCGACCTGCTCTGCAAGCTCCTGCCAGGCCCGTAG